The following are encoded together in the Candidatus Babeliales bacterium genome:
- a CDS encoding glycosyltransferase has product MTTDPKISLLVPTHNRAASLKRLLESIFSHASKVSYEVVVVDNNSKDQTKELVHSYSDRVRYVFEGNTSFTRARHTGAQHARGQIMVYLDDDVIVHAGTLEAIEEIFDKHPACAVAGGKILPHFEQEPPQWVLDLQSSFNGLSLYNLGNQEKEVDAVPGPIMAIRKSVYQEIGGFPPDTVGVETNVAEKTFKKLYVGPGDYGFCRRCKTHGYKIFYSPNIIVEHVIPPYRLTQEFWMSRMVGEGHCGALTRINMEEFKMQGAQKALREFENIRCLTKYYIKSKMQRLRGATAPLLPDELWFHYYASMLKMQGVLHKSPGLAAYLWDLGLQGVADKNFDSVLKELPKAYQKLAFKG; this is encoded by the coding sequence ATGACCACTGATCCAAAAATTTCTCTTTTAGTGCCTACTCATAATCGCGCAGCATCGCTTAAACGGCTTCTTGAGAGTATCTTTAGTCATGCTAGCAAGGTTTCGTATGAAGTAGTAGTGGTTGATAACAATTCAAAAGATCAGACTAAAGAATTAGTCCATAGTTATAGCGATCGTGTACGCTATGTCTTTGAGGGCAATACCTCATTTACGCGGGCGCGCCACACTGGTGCTCAGCATGCGCGTGGGCAGATTATGGTCTACCTTGATGATGATGTCATTGTGCATGCAGGTACGCTTGAAGCAATCGAAGAAATTTTTGATAAACATCCAGCGTGTGCTGTTGCTGGTGGTAAAATTTTACCTCATTTTGAGCAAGAGCCGCCGCAATGGGTTCTTGATTTACAAAGTAGTTTTAACGGTCTTTCGTTGTACAATTTGGGTAATCAAGAAAAAGAAGTTGACGCGGTTCCTGGGCCAATCATGGCAATTCGCAAATCGGTATACCAAGAAATTGGTGGCTTTCCGCCAGACACGGTGGGCGTAGAGACTAATGTTGCTGAAAAGACTTTTAAAAAATTATATGTTGGGCCCGGTGATTATGGTTTTTGTCGGCGTTGCAAAACGCATGGCTATAAAATTTTTTATTCGCCAAACATAATTGTAGAGCATGTCATACCGCCATATCGCTTGACGCAAGAGTTTTGGATGTCGCGCATGGTTGGCGAAGGGCACTGTGGTGCGCTTACACGCATCAATATGGAAGAGTTTAAGATGCAGGGCGCGCAAAAAGCATTGCGCGAATTTGAAAATATTCGCTGTCTGACCAAGTACTATATTAAGTCAAAAATGCAGCGTTTGCGTGGTGCAACGGCACCCTTGCTACCTGATGAACTATGGTTTCATTACTATGCTTCTATGCTCAAGATGCAGGGTGTATTGCATAAAAGTCCAGGGCTTGCAGCTTATTTGTGGGATTTGGGGTTGCAAGGAGTTGCCGATAAAAATTTTGACTCTGTGCTTAAAGAATTGCCAAAAGCATATCAAAAGCTTGCTTTTAAGGGGTAG
- a CDS encoding methyltransferase domain-containing protein — MSVFGAYAQYYDALYHDKNYQAETAYLDALIKKFAPQACSILELGCGTGRHALELAQKGYAVHGIDISQEMLTQAQALRVANSAYEKQLSFSHADLRTVRLEKKFDVVASLFHVMSYQTTDCDLRAAFQTAAAHLNAGGLFIFDFWYGPAVLTQGSQVRVKRIETECVKVTRVAEPESQEAANCVNVNFTIFVHDKKDNTTTELHEKHAMRYLFKPEVEALFAQYGFECVAFEEWLTGKQQVSSSWGVCAVGRKL; from the coding sequence ATGAGCGTTTTTGGGGCTTATGCGCAGTATTATGACGCGCTGTATCACGATAAAAATTATCAAGCCGAGACGGCCTACCTTGATGCGTTAATAAAAAAATTTGCCCCACAAGCTTGTTCAATTCTTGAGCTGGGTTGTGGGACTGGTCGGCATGCTTTGGAGCTGGCACAAAAGGGCTATGCGGTGCATGGCATTGATATTAGCCAGGAGATGCTTACGCAGGCCCAGGCGCTGCGCGTTGCCAACTCGGCATACGAAAAACAACTCTCTTTTTCTCATGCAGATTTGCGCACGGTTCGGTTAGAAAAAAAATTTGATGTGGTTGCCTCACTCTTTCATGTCATGAGCTATCAAACAACCGATTGCGATTTGCGTGCGGCTTTCCAAACAGCAGCAGCACACCTGAATGCTGGTGGTTTGTTTATTTTTGATTTTTGGTATGGACCTGCCGTGTTAACGCAAGGCTCTCAGGTGCGCGTGAAGCGCATAGAAACTGAATGTGTCAAAGTCACGCGCGTTGCCGAGCCTGAAAGCCAAGAAGCAGCAAACTGTGTAAACGTAAACTTTACTATTTTTGTTCATGACAAAAAAGATAATACTACGACCGAGCTGCATGAAAAACATGCCATGCGCTATTTATTTAAGCCTGAAGTTGAAGCGCTTTTTGCGCAGTATGGCTTTGAATGCGTGGCATTTGAAGAGTGGTTAACGGGCAAGCAACAGGTAAGTAGCTCGTGGGGCGTGTGTGCGGTTGGGCGGAAGTTGTAG
- a CDS encoding ankyrin repeat domain-containing protein, protein MKKNKRYCLISLLVFETFFSVGRADTGFLSDYHWGCQGLSLANQEYELFEAEEEESFLLHRLACEGTLQDIEAFFNERNFDEQECVAVVNQADDGGRGMTPLQWACLMGKADIVDFLCVFGADVSMVNGFGYSPAYYAIVACSLASLQALFQYGAGIDFRYEWPEIQERELDVFWEEEDDYTLLHFAARSNGPAVLQFLVKAGCDVHAISKQGATPLHVAVKHGNLRAVKFLVQKSTMLVNTPDKNGLTPLCHALEYKSSDRFKKRYTARYLEIIRILLCAGADLTMIVPDKNVSLLAYGLDHENPTLRTIFQSFVQANPA, encoded by the coding sequence ATGAAAAAAAATAAACGCTATTGTTTGATATCTTTACTTGTTTTTGAAACCTTCTTCTCGGTTGGCAGGGCCGATACTGGCTTTTTGTCAGACTATCATTGGGGCTGTCAAGGATTGTCATTGGCCAACCAAGAGTATGAATTATTTGAAGCTGAAGAAGAAGAGAGCTTTTTATTGCACCGTCTTGCTTGTGAGGGAACGCTGCAAGATATTGAGGCCTTTTTTAATGAACGTAATTTTGATGAACAAGAGTGTGTTGCTGTTGTTAATCAAGCTGATGATGGTGGCCGTGGGATGACGCCCCTGCAGTGGGCTTGTTTAATGGGCAAGGCAGATATTGTTGATTTTTTGTGTGTTTTTGGAGCTGATGTTTCTATGGTCAATGGGTTTGGGTATTCTCCGGCGTACTATGCCATAGTTGCTTGTTCTTTGGCATCTTTACAAGCTCTTTTTCAGTATGGTGCGGGCATAGATTTTCGCTATGAGTGGCCCGAGATTCAAGAGCGTGAACTAGATGTTTTTTGGGAAGAAGAAGATGATTATACCTTGTTGCATTTTGCAGCACGTTCAAATGGCCCTGCAGTGCTGCAGTTTCTTGTCAAAGCTGGTTGTGATGTTCATGCCATATCAAAACAAGGTGCTACACCGTTGCACGTAGCAGTAAAGCATGGCAACCTGCGAGCCGTTAAATTCTTGGTACAAAAGTCTACTATGCTTGTAAACACGCCAGACAAAAACGGTTTAACGCCACTGTGTCATGCGCTTGAGTACAAAAGTAGTGATCGCTTTAAAAAAAGGTATACCGCTCGTTATCTTGAAATTATACGCATACTTTTGTGTGCTGGTGCAGATCTTACCATGATTGTTCCTGATAAAAATGTTTCGTTGTTGGCTTATGGCCTTGATCATGAAAACCCGACCTTACGAACAATATTCCAATCGTTTGTGCAAGCAAACCCTGCGTAA
- a CDS encoding glycosyltransferase — translation MKNPKVSVVLGSYNRLPFIKLTLASIRREVAHMPHEIIIVDGGSTDGTLAWLCEQKDVITIVQHNRGVWAGKEIERRSWGYFMNLAFKAAQGEYVCMISDDCVFVPGALKNGCAYFDQQREAGNKLGALAFYWREWSREESYHVGCTLGEKLYVNHGMFLNSALKEIGYIDEETFFFYNGDGDLCLKLWQAGYKVFDAPDSYVEHYPHANVDVRKTNYQKMKDDLNRYLAKWEGVYYDAKLNNLGKIISKIYEDPTNTGACFDFLHQEVLEKHPQVVKGKSLPAKALERLTWKYRGALRKINALFGR, via the coding sequence ATGAAAAATCCAAAAGTTTCTGTTGTTCTTGGTTCGTACAATCGCTTGCCGTTTATCAAGTTAACGCTTGCCAGCATTCGGCGCGAAGTTGCACACATGCCGCACGAAATTATTATTGTTGACGGTGGTTCAACTGATGGCACGCTTGCTTGGCTGTGCGAACAAAAAGATGTGATTACTATTGTGCAGCACAATCGCGGGGTGTGGGCGGGCAAAGAAATTGAGCGGCGCTCGTGGGGCTATTTTATGAACCTGGCGTTTAAAGCAGCGCAGGGTGAGTATGTGTGCATGATCAGTGACGACTGTGTTTTTGTGCCCGGTGCTTTAAAAAATGGCTGTGCATATTTTGATCAGCAACGTGAAGCTGGAAACAAACTAGGTGCGCTGGCTTTTTATTGGCGCGAGTGGTCACGCGAAGAATCGTATCATGTTGGCTGTACTCTTGGTGAAAAGCTGTATGTGAACCACGGCATGTTTTTAAACAGTGCGCTTAAAGAAATTGGTTATATCGACGAAGAGACGTTCTTTTTTTACAACGGCGATGGCGACCTGTGCTTAAAACTTTGGCAGGCCGGCTATAAGGTTTTTGATGCGCCAGATTCATATGTTGAGCACTATCCACATGCCAATGTTGATGTACGCAAGACCAATTATCAAAAAATGAAAGATGATTTGAACCGCTACCTGGCCAAGTGGGAAGGGGTTTATTATGATGCCAAACTCAATAATTTGGGTAAAATTATTTCCAAAATTTATGAAGACCCTACGAATACTGGCGCATGCTTTGATTTTTTGCACCAAGAAGTGCTTGAAAAGCATCCACAGGTTGTTAAAGGCAAGTCTTTGCCCGCCAAAGCCCTGGAACGCCTGACCTGGAAGTATCGAGGGGCTTTGCGTAAAATTAATGCCCTTTTTGGGCGATAA
- a CDS encoding glycosyltransferase family 4 protein: MKVGVYFGGALADPQSGGGYTFQYSLLQAIKRSNSGHEFVILDSLQKNLSRPTDSLIKKALLKCLRYRDARQVQKNYKTFLNRAVLENGIDMVWFVTPAHQCVEVPYLYTVWDLQHRHQSFFPEVSVTGSTFEEREQHYARVIPRAAYVLAGNETAKQEVMRFYGMSEQRVETLELPTPDFVLNQTFEPIDVVEKYGIKKPYIFYPAQFWPHKNHITLLHAVKLLKEQGCLVDLVLTGSDKGNLLYVQEMVEVLGLAEQVHFLGFVSIPELVALYRAACALTFASFFGPNNIPPLEAFALGCPVIAADVDGMREQLGDAALFFNPRSAEQLAMNVHALLESNELRQQLIAKGLQRAHSWTCDDYVKKIIKILDEFALVRRCWSSKQRYIHG, encoded by the coding sequence ATGAAAGTAGGTGTTTATTTTGGTGGTGCTTTGGCTGATCCGCAGTCAGGCGGTGGTTACACCTTTCAGTATTCATTGCTGCAGGCAATTAAGCGCAGTAACAGTGGCCATGAGTTTGTTATTTTAGATTCATTGCAAAAAAATCTGAGTAGGCCAACCGATTCGTTAATCAAAAAAGCATTGCTCAAATGTTTACGTTATCGCGATGCGCGGCAGGTGCAAAAAAATTATAAAACATTCTTAAATCGTGCAGTTCTTGAAAACGGTATTGATATGGTCTGGTTTGTAACACCTGCCCATCAATGTGTTGAGGTGCCGTATTTGTACACAGTGTGGGACTTGCAGCACCGCCATCAATCTTTTTTTCCTGAAGTCAGTGTTACTGGCAGTACCTTTGAAGAACGTGAGCAGCATTATGCGCGCGTAATTCCTAGAGCTGCGTATGTGTTGGCGGGCAATGAAACGGCAAAACAAGAAGTGATGCGCTTTTATGGCATGTCTGAACAACGCGTTGAAACACTTGAGTTGCCAACGCCAGACTTTGTGTTGAACCAAACGTTTGAGCCGATTGATGTGGTAGAAAAATATGGTATTAAAAAACCTTATATTTTTTATCCAGCGCAATTTTGGCCACATAAAAATCACATCACGTTGTTGCACGCCGTCAAGTTGCTTAAAGAGCAGGGCTGCTTGGTTGACCTGGTATTAACCGGTTCAGACAAAGGAAATTTGCTGTACGTCCAAGAAATGGTCGAAGTGCTGGGGTTGGCAGAGCAGGTTCACTTTCTTGGTTTTGTTTCAATTCCTGAGCTCGTGGCATTGTATCGCGCGGCATGCGCGCTAACCTTTGCTTCATTTTTTGGTCCCAACAATATTCCGCCGCTAGAAGCGTTTGCGCTGGGCTGCCCGGTAATAGCGGCCGATGTTGATGGCATGCGCGAGCAGCTTGGCGATGCGGCGTTATTTTTTAATCCGCGCAGTGCTGAGCAATTGGCCATGAATGTGCATGCGTTGTTAGAAAGTAATGAGTTGCGCCAGCAGTTAATTGCCAAAGGCTTGCAGCGCGCGCATAGCTGGACCTGTGATGATTATGTGAAAAAGATTATAAAAATTCTTGATGAGTTTGCGCTGGTACGCCGTTGTTGGAGCAGTAAGCAGCGCTATATTCACGGATAA
- a CDS encoding class I SAM-dependent methyltransferase, producing MENHKVENIGCSTVFSWDPKDFDQLLKSCDVDDEVAITLKYLPAKNLKILEAGCGIGRVSKYLDGKGFSNLESIEINPAPVAWLNKTFPALKVVQGDLLNMPYPENSFDVVLSYGVVEHFPQGPDQAMEAMFKILKPGGTLVITVPSYNYVRRATYWLKKIDPRMWGWLRALCGKKKLVANGKKFGYYIDPQHGKFFEYRFTKRQFERVCIRAGFEIIESKPIAHVDGLLHCFGAPLVTFNNWEFKMSKLGACLNWLFTKIPFFHNHMQACVLKKPE from the coding sequence ATGGAAAATCACAAGGTAGAAAATATTGGTTGTAGTACCGTTTTTTCTTGGGATCCAAAAGATTTTGATCAGTTACTTAAAAGTTGTGATGTCGATGATGAAGTTGCTATCACACTCAAATATTTACCGGCAAAAAATTTAAAAATTTTAGAAGCAGGTTGTGGCATTGGCCGCGTTTCAAAGTATCTTGATGGTAAAGGTTTTAGCAATTTAGAAAGCATTGAGATCAACCCTGCGCCCGTTGCGTGGCTTAACAAAACATTTCCAGCCCTCAAGGTGGTGCAGGGCGATCTGCTTAATATGCCGTATCCTGAAAATTCATTTGATGTAGTATTGAGTTACGGCGTGGTGGAGCATTTTCCGCAAGGCCCAGACCAGGCAATGGAAGCCATGTTCAAAATTTTAAAGCCGGGCGGTACGCTGGTTATTACCGTACCCAGCTACAATTATGTGCGGCGTGCAACGTACTGGCTCAAAAAAATTGACCCGCGCATGTGGGGTTGGTTGCGTGCGTTGTGCGGTAAGAAAAAGCTGGTAGCCAACGGCAAAAAATTTGGGTACTACATTGACCCGCAACATGGCAAATTTTTTGAATACCGTTTTACCAAACGCCAGTTTGAGCGTGTGTGTATCCGTGCCGGTTTTGAAATTATTGAAAGTAAACCAATTGCGCATGTTGACGGTCTGTTACATTGTTTTGGTGCGCCGCTGGTTACGTTCAACAATTGGGAATTTAAGATGAGCAAGCTTGGTGCGTGTTTAAATTGGCTCTTTACCAAAATCCCATTTTTTCATAATCACATGCAGGCATGTGTTTTAAAAAAGCCTGAGTAA
- a CDS encoding SDR family NAD(P)-dependent oxidoreductase, which translates to MKILVTGGAGFIGCNVVKHFAQQGHEVFVIDNLSRQTALINIRWMRENIVFNFTQLDITDREGLEAYFKGRTFDAVIHLAAQVAVTTSVQDPRHDFYVNALGTFNILECVRLFTPEAVFINASTNKVYGKIDEQHLVEDEWRYRSADPLYKGVNEAQSLEFFSPYGCSKGTADQYTLDYARIYGLKTITVRQSCIYGPHQFGVEDQGWIAWFIIAHLQKKPITIYGNGKQVRDVLYVSDLVNFYERAIINIEKVKGLAFNMGGGQENSLSLLQFFDVLKNFTGEKIVYSFDEWRPGDQLMFVSDNTRAETLLGFKPQISSEQGIAKIYAWLKDYYHLESLPSAVAVSENFL; encoded by the coding sequence ATGAAGATTTTAGTAACGGGTGGGGCAGGGTTTATTGGCTGCAATGTGGTAAAACATTTTGCGCAGCAAGGACACGAAGTTTTTGTTATCGACAACCTTTCACGCCAAACAGCGCTTATCAATATTCGTTGGATGCGTGAAAATATTGTGTTTAATTTTACGCAGCTTGATATTACTGACCGTGAAGGACTAGAAGCTTATTTTAAAGGGCGTACGTTTGATGCGGTTATTCATTTGGCTGCTCAAGTTGCCGTAACTACTTCGGTTCAAGATCCGCGCCATGATTTTTATGTTAATGCGTTGGGTACGTTTAATATTTTGGAATGTGTGCGTTTGTTTACGCCTGAAGCCGTTTTTATTAATGCTTCAACCAATAAAGTTTATGGCAAAATTGACGAGCAACATTTAGTTGAAGATGAGTGGCGCTATCGTTCTGCTGATCCGTTGTACAAAGGTGTGAACGAAGCTCAGTCATTAGAGTTTTTCTCGCCATACGGTTGTTCAAAAGGTACTGCCGACCAATATACGCTTGATTACGCGCGCATTTATGGGCTTAAAACGATTACCGTGCGCCAGTCGTGCATTTATGGCCCGCATCAATTTGGGGTTGAAGATCAAGGTTGGATTGCCTGGTTTATTATTGCTCATTTGCAAAAAAAGCCAATTACTATCTATGGCAATGGTAAGCAAGTGCGCGATGTTTTGTATGTTTCTGATTTGGTGAATTTCTATGAACGCGCCATCATAAATATCGAAAAAGTTAAGGGTCTTGCGTTTAATATGGGTGGTGGGCAAGAAAATTCATTATCGTTATTACAATTCTTTGATGTACTGAAGAACTTTACGGGTGAAAAAATTGTCTATTCTTTTGATGAGTGGCGGCCTGGCGACCAGTTGATGTTTGTTTCAGACAACACGCGCGCCGAGACCCTTTTGGGCTTTAAACCCCAGATTTCTAGCGAGCAAGGTATAGCAAAAATTTATGCATGGTTAAAAGATTATTATCACCTTGAAAGCCTGCCTAGTGCTGTAGCTGTAAGTGAGAATTTTTTATGA
- a CDS encoding DegT/DnrJ/EryC1/StrS family aminotransferase, which produces MMQVQAAKQAFVPVNEPLLNGNEKKYLNECIDTGWISSEGPFVHKFEELFAARMHRKHGIAVANGTAALEVAVRALELEPGSQIIMPTFTIISCAIAAVRAGCQPVFVDADAQTWNMNVAAIEQKITPRTKAIMVVHIYGLPTDMEPVLELAKKYDLKIIEDAAQAIGQTYNDKPCGSFGDISIVSFYPNKHVTTGEGGMVMTDDDHLAERSRSLRNLCFKKERRYVHDELGYNYRMTNLQAAVGVAQLEQLDLFLKKKRLIGQFYTTHLRRIGYLELPLERTPYADNLYWVYGIVLKDSVSFDAFEMMKLLEQRGIGTRAFFWGLHEQPVFTQHEACVEQFPVAQRLARRGLYIPSGIAITQEQMDRVVQAIKEIFS; this is translated from the coding sequence ATGATGCAGGTTCAAGCGGCCAAGCAGGCCTTTGTTCCCGTCAATGAGCCGCTGCTCAATGGGAATGAAAAAAAATATTTAAATGAATGTATTGATACCGGTTGGATCTCTTCTGAAGGTCCTTTTGTTCACAAGTTTGAAGAGCTTTTTGCCGCGCGTATGCATCGCAAACATGGCATTGCGGTTGCCAACGGTACTGCTGCGCTTGAAGTTGCGGTACGCGCGCTAGAGCTTGAGCCAGGCAGTCAGATTATTATGCCAACGTTTACCATAATTTCTTGTGCTATTGCTGCCGTGCGTGCGGGCTGCCAGCCCGTATTTGTGGATGCTGATGCGCAGACCTGGAACATGAACGTTGCGGCTATTGAACAAAAGATTACCCCGCGCACCAAAGCAATTATGGTGGTGCACATTTACGGCCTGCCAACAGACATGGAGCCGGTACTTGAGTTGGCAAAAAAATATGACTTAAAAATTATTGAAGATGCTGCACAAGCGATTGGGCAGACGTACAACGACAAGCCGTGCGGCAGTTTTGGTGATATCAGCATTGTGAGTTTTTACCCCAACAAGCATGTTACCACCGGCGAGGGTGGTATGGTAATGACTGATGATGACCACCTGGCCGAGCGTTCACGTTCACTGCGTAACTTGTGTTTTAAAAAAGAGCGGCGTTATGTGCATGACGAGCTTGGTTATAACTATCGCATGACCAATTTGCAAGCGGCAGTTGGTGTGGCACAGCTTGAACAGCTTGATCTCTTTCTTAAAAAAAAGCGTTTGATTGGGCAATTTTATACCACGCATTTGCGCCGTATTGGCTATCTTGAGCTGCCGCTTGAGCGTACGCCCTACGCTGACAATCTGTACTGGGTTTATGGCATAGTACTCAAAGATTCGGTTTCGTTTGATGCCTTTGAGATGATGAAGCTGCTTGAGCAGCGTGGCATTGGCACGCGAGCATTTTTTTGGGGGTTGCATGAGCAGCCGGTTTTTACGCAGCACGAAGCTTGTGTTGAACAATTTCCCGTTGCGCAGCGTTTAGCGCGTCGCGGTTTGTATATCCCCAGCGGCATAGCAATTACCCAAGAGCAGATGGATCGCGTGGTGCAGGCAATTAAGGAGATTTTTTCATGA